The Vicia villosa cultivar HV-30 ecotype Madison, WI linkage group LG1, Vvil1.0, whole genome shotgun sequence genome includes a region encoding these proteins:
- the LOC131597308 gene encoding uncharacterized protein LOC131597308 — protein MDTPIDTVKEAKRHTHTYSFFREPLTALEGLSSLMTAFCLKSFTDNYGNILTLLETVVDTPALQTLMQFCDPEMRCFTFQDYQLAPTLEEYSIILNLKVKSEVPFIDIPKELNFKLIAAALYLSIKEISDNWKSNGGVSGFSLKFLVRKAKEEFGKKNWNAYNALLAVAIYGIVMFPNVPNFVDSAAVHIFMGKNPIPTLLADTYYAVHSRYEKRGGDITCCLQLLFIWFLSLLPSKGPFVKTRETLKWTHRIMSLTSYDIQWPKYRINVSEVIVGCGKFDNVPLVGTRGCINYNPVVSLRQLGYTLKDKPADHLIAETVYFEKGSDPEKLKGIIVAWKKIRKHNGAHLGKKESLALTPYVEWIVKRVGNLLLPYDRVAPLQKQPPLILSEFVPTELYKDALVTNYRLHEREQETNLKFFEERDAKMRLMHQLKQVEGASSSQASARRRPYELLEEDLYQKQQECLQLQRSESSLKRQKRDSDKQLAEEKAKTARLEEELRRLRAQWRGDGEAHSVVRRS, from the coding sequence ATGGACACTCCCATTGATACTGTCAAGGAGGCAAAGAGACATACGCACACCTACAGCTTTTTTCGAGAGCCGTTGACCGCCTTAGAGGGTTTGAGTTCGTTAATGACCGCTTTCTGCTTGAAGAGTTTCACGGACAATTATGGGAATATCTTGACTTTGTTGGAAACCGTGGTTGATACTCCTGCTTTGCAAACTTTGATGCAATTCTGTGATCCTGAAATGAGGTGTTTCACGTTCCAGGATTACCAGTTGGCTCCGACATTGGAAGAGTACTCTATTATTCTTAATCTCAAGGTAAAAAGCGAAGTGCCATTCATCGACATTCCTAAAGAGTTGAATTTCAAGTTGATTGctgctgctctttatttgagcataaaagAAATATCTGATAATTGGAAGTCGAATGGAGGTGTCTCGGGGTTCTCTTTGAAGTTCTTGGTGAGAAAAGCTAAAGAGGAATTTGGGAAAAAGAATTGGAACGCGTACAATGCATTGCTTGCTGTGGCTATTTACGGGATTGTGATGTTCCCGAATGTTCCCAATTTTGTAGACTCGGCCGCGGTACACATCTTCATGGGAAAGAATCCTATTCCTACTTTGTTGGCCGATACTTACTATGCCGTTCATTCCCGATATGAGAAACGTGGCGGTGATATCACTTGTTGCCTTCAATTATTGTTCATCTGGTTCCTCTCTTTGTTGCCCAGCAAAGGACCTTTTGTGAAGACAAGGGAGACACTTAAGTGGACCCACAGGATTATGTCACTTACTTCTTATGATATTCAGTGGCCAAAGTATCGAATTAATGTTTCTGAAGTGATTGTTGGGTGTGGTAAGTTCGATAATGTTCCTTTGGTTGGTACTAGAGGTTGCATCAATTACAATCCCGTGGTATCCTTGCGTCAGTTGGGGTATACGTTGAAAGACAAGCCGGCAGATCACTTGATAGCGGAGACAGTCTATTTTGAGAAGGGGTCGGATCCAGAAAAGTTGAAGGGGATAATTGTGGCTTGGAAGAAGATCCGTAAGCATAACGGAGCCCATTTAGGGAAGAAGGAATCACTTGCTTTGACaccgtatgttgaatggattgtgaAACGGGTTGGAAACTTGTTGCTGCCATATGACAGGGTTGCACCGcttcaaaagcaacctcctttgaTTCTATCCGAATTTGTGCCAACAGAACTTTACAAGGATGCTCTGGTTACCAACTACAGGTTGCACGAGAGGGAACAGGAGACCAACTTGAAATTCTTTGAAGAGAGAGATGCAAAGATGAGGTTGATGCACCAGCTCAAGCAAGTCGAAGGCGCAAGTTCAAGTCAAGCCAGTGCCCGGAGGCGTCCCTATGAGTTGCTAGAGGAAGATTTGTATCAGAAGCAGCAAGAGTGTCTACAGTTACAGAGATCAGAGAGTAGTCTCAAGAGGCAGAAGCGGGATTCAGATAAACAGCTAGCAGAAGAGAAGGCTAAGACTGCTCGACTTGAAGAAGAACTAAGAAGACTCCGAGCCCAATGGAGAGGAGATGGAGAAGCTCATTCTGTTGTCAGACGATCCTAG